A genome region from Oceanivirga salmonicida includes the following:
- a CDS encoding glucose-1-phosphate adenylyltransferase: MEILAMILAGGRGSRLDILSENRVKPSVPFAGKFRIIDFSLSNCSNSGIYNVALLTQYLPLSLNEHIGAGKPWDLDRRDSSITLLQPYENTKGQSWYQGTADAIRQNIRFIKSNNPKYVLILSGDHIYKMNYRYMLDEHMKNNASLTIAAKTVPWEEASRFGIFEVDDNKQILSFEEKPASPKSNFASMGIYIFNTKDLIKYIENAKEEDLDFGKHVIPKMLEENERIFLHSYDAYWKDVGTYDSYLEANLDLIKKSEQVGINLYDENWKIYTKSKNAAPVRVGATGSILNSLICDGCKIEGRVENSVLGPNVTVRAGSTVRNSIIFENTYIDENTHLDTVIIDKKVYIGKYCLLGHGDNYNPNKEKPDLLFKGISVLGKGSIIEDNVIIERNVRVFSNQKIYSGKQIGSGETIR, from the coding sequence ATGGAAATTTTAGCAATGATACTTGCTGGAGGCAGAGGTTCTAGATTAGATATATTATCAGAAAATAGAGTAAAACCTAGTGTTCCTTTTGCAGGTAAATTTAGAATTATAGATTTTTCGCTAAGTAATTGTAGTAATTCTGGAATATACAATGTTGCTTTACTAACTCAATATTTACCTTTATCATTAAATGAGCATATAGGTGCTGGTAAACCTTGGGATTTAGATAGAAGAGATTCTAGCATTACATTATTACAGCCATATGAAAATACAAAAGGTCAATCATGGTATCAGGGAACTGCTGATGCTATTAGACAAAATATACGATTTATAAAATCTAATAACCCTAAATATGTGTTAATATTATCAGGAGATCATATTTATAAAATGAACTATAGATATATGTTAGACGAACATATGAAAAATAATGCGAGTTTAACTATTGCAGCTAAAACAGTTCCTTGGGAAGAGGCAAGTAGATTTGGAATTTTTGAGGTCGATGACAATAAACAAATATTATCATTTGAAGAAAAACCAGCAAGTCCTAAGAGTAATTTCGCATCTATGGGTATATATATATTTAATACAAAAGATTTAATAAAATATATAGAAAATGCAAAAGAAGAAGATTTAGATTTTGGTAAACATGTAATACCTAAAATGTTAGAAGAAAATGAAAGAATATTTTTACATAGTTATGATGCATATTGGAAAGATGTAGGAACTTATGATTCTTATCTTGAAGCTAATTTGGATTTAATCAAAAAATCTGAACAAGTTGGTATAAATTTGTATGATGAAAATTGGAAAATATATACTAAAAGTAAAAATGCAGCACCCGTTAGGGTAGGAGCTACAGGAAGTATATTAAATTCACTTATTTGTGATGGTTGTAAAATAGAAGGTAGAGTTGAAAATTCTGTGTTAGGACCTAATGTTACAGTTAGAGCCGGTTCTACTGTAAGAAATAGTATAATATTTGAAAATACATATATAGACGAAAATACACATTTAGATACAGTTATAATAGATAAAAAGGTTTATATTGGTAAGTATTGTTTATTAGGACATGGAGATAACTATAATCCGAATAAAGAAAAACCAGACCTACTATTTAAAGGAATTAGTGTCTTAGGTAAGGGTTCAATTATAGAAGATAATGTTATTATTGAAAGAAATGTTAGAGTATTTTCGAATCAAAAAATATATAGTGGAAAACAAATAGGAAGTGGTGAAACTATAAGATGA
- a CDS encoding glycogen synthase has protein sequence MNIMYLGSEAVPFIKTGGLADVLYALPKKMSKLGHEVSVILPKYDSIKLKYLENIEYVDTIEMDGEVYNLVTYPKKGINYYFIENRNLYERGHLYGDMDEDVQYATFCEVVLRFMKKREMKVDIVHCNDWQTGLFPYFLKTRYKHDPFFWDTRVVYTIHNLMYQGKFNNYSLKKLGYDMQKESINFMQTGIEYADVVNTVSPTYAKEIKHPYFAEGLEDIVGNKEIYGILNGIDYKFFNPKVMGYIEHYEGNFEEYKAKNRKKLLDYFDIKDDNSMIITMVSRLVEGKGLDLIKARMQTILKYDHVKVLILGCGDRHYEDYFRHLEYVYPDKFKAYIGYNDELANLMYAGTDLFLMPSRYEPCGLSQMIAMRYGSIPLVRETGGLKDTVKPYNEVTNEGNGFSFTNYNADDMLNTIRYAEDIYFNKKEIWNELLLKNFEIDNSWEKSANEYVKLYEFAKKTP, from the coding sequence ATGAATATAATGTATTTAGGGTCAGAAGCAGTACCATTTATTAAAACAGGTGGATTAGCAGATGTATTATATGCACTGCCTAAAAAAATGAGTAAATTAGGACATGAAGTAAGTGTTATTTTACCAAAATATGATAGTATAAAATTAAAATATTTAGAAAATATAGAATATGTTGATACAATAGAAATGGATGGGGAAGTATATAATTTAGTTACTTATCCTAAAAAAGGAATAAACTACTATTTTATAGAAAATAGAAATCTATATGAAAGAGGTCATCTTTATGGAGATATGGATGAAGATGTACAATATGCAACATTTTGTGAAGTAGTTTTAAGATTTATGAAAAAAAGAGAAATGAAAGTTGATATAGTTCATTGTAATGATTGGCAAACAGGACTATTTCCATATTTCTTAAAAACTAGATATAAACATGATCCATTTTTCTGGGACACAAGAGTAGTATATACTATACATAACTTAATGTACCAAGGTAAATTTAATAATTATTCACTTAAAAAATTAGGTTATGATATGCAAAAAGAAAGCATAAATTTTATGCAAACAGGTATAGAATATGCAGACGTAGTAAATACTGTTAGTCCAACTTATGCGAAAGAAATAAAGCATCCTTATTTTGCAGAAGGCTTAGAAGATATAGTTGGAAATAAAGAAATATATGGTATATTAAATGGAATAGACTATAAGTTTTTCAACCCAAAAGTGATGGGCTATATAGAACATTATGAAGGGAATTTTGAAGAGTATAAGGCTAAAAATAGAAAAAAATTATTAGATTATTTTGATATTAAAGATGACAATTCTATGATAATAACAATGGTTAGTAGATTAGTTGAAGGAAAAGGTTTAGATTTAATAAAAGCTAGAATGCAAACTATATTAAAATATGACCATGTAAAAGTTTTAATACTAGGTTGTGGAGATAGACATTATGAAGACTATTTTAGACATTTAGAATATGTATACCCTGATAAATTTAAAGCATATATAGGATATAATGATGAATTGGCTAATTTAATGTATGCAGGAACTGATTTATTCTTAATGCCTTCAAGATATGAACCTTGTGGATTATCACAAATGATAGCAATGAGATATGGAAGCATACCTTTAGTAAGGGAAACAGGTGGTTTAAAAGATACAGTTAAGCCATATAATGAAGTTACAAATGAAGGAAATGGTTTTTCATTCACTAACTATAATGCAGATGACATGTTAAATACAATTAGATATGCAGAAGATATATACTTTAATAAAAAAGAAATATGGAATGAATTATTATTGAAAAATTTTGAAATAGATAATTCTTGGGAAAAATCAGCAAATGAATATGTAAAACTATATGAATTTGCAAAAAAGACACCTTAA